A DNA window from Acidimicrobiales bacterium contains the following coding sequences:
- the rpoD gene encoding RNA polymerase sigma factor RpoD: MSDASMPVPSFPLDIPADEVEALLALARVKGVLSSEDLVSALKDVELTPELINGVVEWVTSAGIRYEDIDAVDRASAQDVLTEEPAPANDAVVRQLRVDRPKKPRAPRAARGSAADVPYDDGRGGAGDPVRMYLKEIGKFPLITGEEEVRLAQRIEAGLAAHTQLAELDEKYGDRASIPTEERRPLERTVADGLVAKGQLTNANLRLVVSIAKRYRKGAMQFLDLIQEGNIGLMRAVDKFDWTKGFKFSTYATWWIRQSITRAIADQGRTIRIPVHMVETINKVLRVQRQMLQELGREPTIEELATKLEDMSPEKVRDILKINQDTVSLEQPVGDEDDFSLSDTISDDSAEVPADYATRMMLTAAVTEALDQLSDRERDIIKLRFGLDGGEMRTLEEVGREFGVTRERVRQIESKTLAKLRHPIRSQGLRGFLEEE; the protein is encoded by the coding sequence ATGAGCGACGCATCCATGCCCGTTCCGTCCTTCCCGCTCGACATCCCCGCCGACGAGGTCGAGGCGCTGCTGGCGTTGGCCCGGGTGAAGGGCGTGCTGTCGTCGGAGGACTTGGTCAGCGCCCTCAAGGACGTCGAGCTCACGCCCGAGCTGATCAACGGCGTCGTGGAGTGGGTCACGAGCGCCGGCATCCGCTACGAGGACATCGACGCCGTCGATCGCGCCAGCGCCCAGGACGTCCTCACCGAGGAACCGGCGCCCGCCAACGACGCCGTCGTGCGCCAGCTGCGCGTCGACCGCCCCAAGAAGCCGCGGGCGCCGCGCGCGGCGCGGGGGAGCGCGGCCGACGTCCCCTACGACGACGGGCGCGGCGGCGCCGGCGACCCGGTGCGCATGTACCTCAAGGAGATCGGCAAGTTCCCGCTGATCACCGGCGAGGAGGAAGTGCGCCTGGCCCAGCGCATCGAGGCGGGCCTCGCCGCCCACACGCAACTGGCCGAACTCGACGAGAAGTACGGCGACCGCGCGTCGATCCCGACCGAGGAGCGCCGGCCGCTCGAGCGCACCGTCGCCGACGGCCTCGTCGCCAAAGGTCAGCTCACCAACGCCAACCTGCGCTTGGTGGTGTCGATCGCCAAGCGCTACCGCAAGGGTGCGATGCAGTTCCTCGACCTGATCCAGGAGGGGAACATCGGCCTGATGCGCGCCGTCGACAAGTTCGACTGGACCAAGGGCTTCAAGTTCTCGACGTATGCCACGTGGTGGATCCGCCAGTCGATCACCCGCGCCATCGCCGATCAGGGCCGCACCATCCGCATCCCGGTGCACATGGTCGAGACGATCAACAAGGTCCTGCGGGTGCAGCGCCAGATGCTCCAAGAGCTGGGTCGCGAGCCGACGATCGAGGAGCTGGCGACCAAGCTCGAGGACATGTCGCCTGAGAAGGTGCGCGACATCCTCAAGATCAACCAGGACACGGTCTCGCTCGAACAGCCCGTGGGCGACGAGGACGACTTCTCGCTGTCCGACACGATCTCCGACGACTCGGCCGAAGTCCCCGCCGACTACGCCACCCGCATGATGCTGACCGCCGCGGTCACCGAAGCTCTCGACCAGCTGTCGGACCGCGAGCGCGACATCATCAAGCTGCGCTTCGGCCTCGACGGTGGCGAGATGCGCACCCTCGAAGAAGTGGGCCGCGAGTTCGGCGTCACCCGCGAGCGCGTCCGCCAGATCGAGTCGAAGACCCTCGCCAAGCTGCGCCACCCCATCCGGTCCCAGGGCCTGCGCGGCTTCCTCGAAGAGGAGTAA
- a CDS encoding inositol monophosphatase: MTNEALLQLLDEAADAVKRAVADLTDWGLAGTRAGQYKCDLAADAAVLDVLAKGNVGVLSEESGLTDADRAIVVVVDPIDGSTNAAAGLPWFATSLCAVDGDGPLAAVVVNQATGTRYRATRGGGATVDGQPTRPLRAPELADAFVGLSGLPDHWLGWRQYRCLGAAALDICAVAAGVLDAFIDCTPRPAHGAWDYMGALLVCQEAGAVVADRYGEDLVVLDHDARRSPIAASSQALLQQCINSLNK, encoded by the coding sequence GTGACGAATGAAGCGCTCCTGCAACTGCTCGACGAGGCCGCCGACGCGGTCAAGCGCGCCGTCGCCGACCTGACCGACTGGGGTCTCGCCGGCACCCGTGCCGGCCAGTACAAATGCGACCTCGCCGCCGACGCCGCGGTGCTCGACGTGCTGGCGAAAGGCAACGTCGGGGTGTTGAGCGAGGAGAGCGGGCTCACCGACGCCGACCGCGCCATCGTCGTCGTCGTCGACCCCATCGACGGATCGACGAACGCTGCCGCCGGCTTGCCGTGGTTCGCTACCAGCCTGTGCGCCGTCGACGGCGACGGCCCGCTCGCCGCCGTGGTCGTCAACCAGGCAACCGGCACCCGGTACCGGGCGACGCGGGGCGGCGGGGCGACCGTCGACGGTCAGCCCACCCGGCCGCTGCGCGCCCCCGAACTGGCCGACGCGTTCGTCGGCCTGTCGGGGCTGCCCGACCACTGGCTCGGTTGGCGGCAGTACCGCTGCCTCGGTGCGGCCGCGCTCGACATCTGCGCCGTGGCCGCCGGCGTGCTCGACGCCTTCATCGACTGCACGCCGCGTCCCGCGCACGGCGCCTGGGACTACATGGGGGCGCTGCTCGTGTGTCAGGAGGCAGGCGCGGTGGTTGCCGACCGCTACGGCGAGGACCTCGTCGTGCTCGACCACGACGCCCGTCGCTCGCCGATCGCTGCCTCGTCACAGGCCCTGCTCCAACAATGCATAAATTCCCTGAATAAATGA
- a CDS encoding response regulator: MSHFSNDGEPRPKALVCDDDPMIRRLVREVAERCGYDILAGVDNAVDALSLVMEHRPEVLVLDLALPGMGGEEVIAALHDQPGTTVIVHSAHDPRFAVKAGARTFVSKGNVALLEKTLLKVRGAEISA, translated from the coding sequence GCGTCCAAAAGCCCTCGTCTGCGACGACGATCCCATGATCCGCCGTCTCGTGCGCGAAGTGGCGGAACGCTGTGGTTACGACATCCTCGCCGGGGTCGACAACGCCGTCGACGCACTGTCGCTCGTGATGGAGCATCGACCCGAAGTGCTCGTGCTCGACCTCGCGCTGCCCGGCATGGGTGGCGAAGAGGTCATCGCCGCGCTCCACGACCAGCCGGGCACGACGGTGATCGTGCACTCGGCGCACGATCCGCGCTTCGCCGTCAAGGCCGGCGCCCGCACGTTCGTCTCCAAAGGCAACGTCGCGCTGCTGGAGAAGACGCTGCTCAAGGTGCGCGGCGCCGAAATCTCTGCCTGA
- the dnaG gene encoding DNA primase: protein MGILAEDIARVREATDFVAVASERMALRKVGTRWTGLCPFHAEKSPSFSINQELRVYHCFGCQASGDVITFVRETEHLDFAAAVEKLAAKAGIQLRYDSGGNDGEGRKKRDALYAAMEKAVAYYHEQLLTSPDARKARDYLKERGYNSKIAAQFNIGWAPDAWDKLARHLKITDKELTDTGLGFVNRAGKQQDFFRARVVFPIYDTSGRPVAFGGRVLPGSSDPAKYKNSSETPIYSKRRILYGLNWAKEDAVKSGEIVVCEGYTDVIAFYLAGAPRAVATCGTAVTEEHLRTLRVFAPRIVLAYDADAAGQAAAERFYAWERDLDLSLHVLALPKGADPADLARRDPAALRQALRDARSFLDFRVQRVLDASDLRSPEGRAKAAEGALEMVAEHPNETTQGIYIGKIAQQLEIPEPVLLASFKRRGSKMVVPPVKPRVVIEGPETEALKVAIHRPEAVAGKLHEVLFTDQAHHDAFLALATGAPLHEAIEQAPPEAAALLRRLAVDDVDADPDDVLAGLVRVAADAAAARLNKSLAQGADYAEVAPTIAWLKQTREQLQDDELRSEATVALVAWLAHVAEPAEDERGEDE, encoded by the coding sequence ATGGGCATCCTGGCGGAGGACATAGCGCGGGTACGCGAGGCGACCGACTTCGTCGCCGTGGCGTCCGAGCGCATGGCGTTGCGCAAGGTTGGAACGCGGTGGACCGGTCTGTGCCCCTTCCATGCCGAGAAGTCGCCGTCGTTCTCGATCAACCAGGAGTTGCGCGTCTACCACTGCTTCGGCTGCCAGGCGTCGGGCGACGTCATCACGTTCGTGCGCGAGACCGAACATCTCGACTTCGCGGCGGCCGTGGAGAAGCTGGCGGCGAAGGCCGGCATCCAGCTGCGCTACGACAGCGGCGGCAACGACGGGGAGGGCCGCAAGAAGCGCGACGCGCTCTACGCCGCCATGGAGAAGGCGGTCGCCTACTACCACGAGCAACTGCTGACGAGCCCCGACGCCCGCAAGGCCCGCGACTACCTCAAGGAGCGCGGCTACAACTCCAAGATCGCCGCCCAGTTCAACATCGGCTGGGCGCCCGACGCGTGGGACAAGTTGGCGCGTCACCTCAAGATCACCGACAAGGAACTCACCGACACCGGCCTCGGCTTCGTCAACCGCGCCGGCAAGCAACAGGACTTCTTCCGGGCGCGCGTCGTGTTCCCGATCTACGACACGTCGGGCCGGCCGGTCGCCTTCGGCGGGCGTGTCCTACCGGGCTCGAGCGATCCGGCGAAGTACAAGAACTCGTCGGAGACGCCGATCTACTCCAAGCGCCGCATCCTCTACGGGCTCAACTGGGCCAAAGAGGACGCGGTCAAGAGCGGCGAGATCGTGGTGTGCGAGGGCTACACCGACGTGATCGCCTTCTACCTCGCCGGGGCGCCGCGCGCCGTCGCCACCTGTGGCACGGCGGTCACCGAGGAGCACCTGCGCACCCTGCGCGTGTTCGCGCCGCGCATCGTGCTGGCCTACGACGCCGACGCCGCCGGCCAGGCCGCGGCCGAGCGCTTCTACGCCTGGGAGCGCGACCTCGACTTGTCGCTGCACGTGCTGGCGTTGCCCAAGGGCGCCGATCCCGCCGACCTGGCGCGGCGCGATCCCGCGGCGTTGCGCCAAGCGCTGAGGGATGCCCGCTCGTTCCTCGATTTCCGCGTGCAGCGCGTTCTCGACGCCAGTGACCTTCGCAGCCCCGAGGGTCGAGCGAAGGCGGCGGAAGGCGCGCTCGAAATGGTTGCCGAGCACCCAAACGAAACCACTCAGGGCATCTACATCGGAAAGATCGCACAGCAACTCGAGATCCCCGAACCCGTGCTTCTTGCAAGCTTCAAACGACGCGGCTCGAAGATGGTCGTACCGCCAGTGAAGCCGCGTGTCGTCATCGAAGGCCCCGAGACCGAAGCGCTCAAGGTGGCGATCCATCGCCCCGAAGCCGTCGCCGGCAAGCTGCACGAGGTGCTCTTCACCGATCAGGCGCACCACGACGCATTCCTGGCGCTGGCCACGGGCGCGCCCCTCCACGAGGCGATCGAGCAGGCACCGCCCGAGGCCGCGGCGCTGCTGCGTCGCTTGGCGGTCGACGACGTCGACGCCGATCCCGACGACGTGCTCGCCGGTCTCGTGCGCGTCGCCGCCGACGCCGCGGCGGCCCGGCTCAACAAGTCCCTGGCGCAGGGCGCGGACTACGCCGAGGTCGCGCCGACCATCGCGTGGCTCAAGCAGACCCGCGAACAGCTCCAGGACGACGAACTCCGTTCAGAGGCGACCGTGGCATTGGTAGCGTGGCTGGCGCACGTTGCCGAACCGGCTGAGGACGAAAGGGGGGAGGACGAATGA
- a CDS encoding S9 family peptidase, which produces MSPAARRLGFQPEDVGLLVDVSDPRVSPDGATVAYVVTTIHLDANEYRSRIWLVGTDGLSEPRPFTSGAARDRVPRWSPDGARLAFVSHREEGGSQLYTLPVFGGGEAVCLASSPEEIDDVAWSPDGATVAFGARQGDTERAAKVKAKDQPPRRIRHLYYKSDGAGYVLDRPRAIFTVPADGTTKPERLTDGPWGDSGLAWSPDGKWIAFASARHDTWDIDRAVDLWRVRADGSAAAEQLTETGFNFGRPAYSPDGSDLAFVGAPTGVLPANSQVGVLEVSTGDVTILTPSLDRHCLPYLWGAREPAWDGEYLWFTAEDRGNQPLYRVHADPDEDDPPGPELMVDGDRIVSGFDVRNGVTAFVWGSPTTQFELSVLVDGVEKQLTRHGERLLTLRQIQEPEAYTATSKDKTKVPCWVIPPVGAKAGKKYPTLLHIHGGPFTQYGNKLFDEFQVAAGAGYAVIYCNPRGSSGYGEAWGRAVRGRNAPVEPGTGWGSVDYEDVMAAVDAAVKQFDFVDGDRLGVLGGSYGGYMTSWIVGHSKKFKAAVSERSANNLALMEGNSDIATAFFGYHGKSVTDDRDEYIRQSPTTYLDKITTPLLIMHSDDDWRCPIAQAEELFAGLRWLGRDVEMVRFPGEGHEMSRSGAPRHRVQRFEIVLEWFDRYLK; this is translated from the coding sequence GTGAGTCCGGCAGCGCGGCGTCTCGGATTCCAGCCCGAGGACGTCGGGCTGCTCGTCGACGTCAGCGATCCGCGGGTGTCACCCGACGGGGCGACGGTGGCCTACGTCGTCACCACGATCCACCTCGACGCCAACGAATACCGGTCGCGCATCTGGCTCGTCGGTACCGACGGGCTGAGCGAACCGCGTCCGTTCACTTCGGGCGCGGCGCGCGATCGGGTTCCGCGGTGGTCGCCCGACGGCGCGCGGCTCGCCTTCGTCAGCCACCGCGAGGAGGGCGGCAGCCAGCTCTACACCCTGCCCGTCTTCGGTGGCGGCGAAGCGGTGTGCCTCGCATCGTCGCCCGAGGAGATCGACGACGTCGCCTGGTCGCCTGACGGCGCCACCGTGGCGTTCGGCGCGCGTCAGGGCGACACCGAGCGCGCCGCCAAGGTGAAGGCCAAGGACCAACCGCCGCGGCGCATCCGCCACCTGTATTACAAGTCCGACGGCGCCGGCTACGTCCTCGATCGGCCACGGGCCATCTTCACCGTGCCCGCCGACGGGACGACGAAACCCGAGCGATTGACCGACGGGCCCTGGGGCGACTCGGGGTTGGCGTGGTCGCCCGACGGCAAGTGGATCGCGTTCGCGTCGGCGCGCCACGACACCTGGGACATCGATCGCGCCGTCGACCTGTGGCGCGTGCGCGCCGACGGGTCGGCAGCCGCCGAACAGCTCACCGAGACGGGGTTCAACTTCGGGCGCCCGGCGTACTCGCCCGACGGCTCGGACCTGGCCTTTGTCGGCGCGCCCACCGGTGTGCTGCCGGCCAACAGCCAGGTGGGCGTGCTCGAGGTGTCGACCGGTGACGTGACGATTCTCACTCCGTCGCTCGACCGTCACTGTCTGCCCTACCTCTGGGGCGCGCGCGAGCCGGCGTGGGACGGCGAGTACTTGTGGTTCACCGCCGAGGACCGCGGCAACCAGCCGCTGTACCGGGTGCACGCCGACCCCGACGAGGACGACCCGCCGGGTCCCGAGTTGATGGTCGACGGCGATCGCATCGTGAGCGGCTTCGACGTGCGCAACGGTGTCACCGCTTTCGTGTGGGGATCGCCGACGACGCAGTTCGAGTTGTCGGTGCTCGTCGACGGCGTGGAGAAGCAACTCACCCGCCACGGCGAGCGCCTGCTGACGCTGCGCCAGATCCAGGAACCCGAGGCGTACACGGCGACGTCGAAGGACAAGACGAAGGTGCCGTGCTGGGTCATCCCGCCCGTCGGCGCCAAGGCCGGCAAGAAGTATCCGACGCTGCTGCACATCCACGGCGGCCCGTTCACGCAGTACGGCAACAAGCTGTTCGACGAGTTCCAGGTCGCGGCCGGTGCCGGATACGCGGTGATCTACTGCAACCCCCGTGGCTCGTCGGGCTACGGCGAAGCGTGGGGACGCGCCGTGCGCGGCCGAAACGCGCCGGTCGAGCCCGGAACCGGGTGGGGCAGTGTCGACTACGAAGACGTGATGGCGGCCGTCGACGCCGCGGTCAAGCAGTTCGACTTCGTCGACGGCGATCGCCTCGGCGTGCTCGGTGGTTCGTACGGCGGTTACATGACGTCTTGGATCGTCGGCCACAGCAAGAAGTTCAAGGCGGCGGTTTCTGAGCGCTCGGCGAACAACCTGGCGCTGATGGAGGGCAACTCCGACATCGCCACCGCGTTCTTCGGCTACCACGGCAAGTCGGTGACGGACGACCGTGATGAGTACATCCGCCAGTCGCCGACGACGTACCTCGACAAGATCACGACGCCGCTTTTGATCATGCACTCCGACGACGACTGGCGCTGCCCCATCGCGCAGGCCGAAGAGCTCTTCGCCGGCCTGCGCTGGCTCGGCCGCGACGTCGAGATGGTGCGCTTCCCGGGTGAGGGCCACGAGATGTCACGGTCGGGGGCACCGCGCCACCGCGTCCAGCGCTTCGAGATCGTGCTGGAGTGGTTCGACCGCTACCTGAAGTAG
- the ppdK gene encoding pyruvate, phosphate dikinase — protein MAYVFAFDHKHRKPPMSLKDLLGGKGANLAEMTSVLNLPVPPGFTITTDACRAYMHSGWPTGLDAEIAKAVAKLEKQMGKRIGDPVDPLLVSVRSGAKFSMPGMMDTVLNLGLNDLSVDGLAKQTDDERFAYDSYRRFISMYGRIVLDISGEPFERLLDTAKEWDGVTSDSAISADTLRRLCERYKDVVKQETGKPFPQTPEAQLRGAIEAVFRSWNGARAIAYRDREHISHELGTAVNVQAMVFGNRDDDSGTGVGFTRDPATGAPGAYGDFLVNAQGEDVVAGIRNTEPLSAMAKHFPAIHKELLAIFDRLEKHYRDMCDTEFTIDQGKLYMLQTRVGKRTGAAALRMAVDMVGQKGSWKISKEEAVSRVTADHLDSVLHAQFQQTDLPVIATGLGASPGAAVGHAYFSADDAAAAAAKGHRVVLVRTETSPEDVHGMIVAEGILTSRGGLVSHAAVVARGWGKPAVVGAEALKIGPKSFTVGGVTVNEGDVISIDGGDGRVIKGEVGVTQGEPPAEFKTLLSWADQIRKGKVGVRANADTGADAAVARQFGAEGIGLCRTEHMFLAEDRLPVVRRMILADTPDEEAAALEELRQAQKADFVEILEAMDGLPVTVRLLDPPLHEFLPKTEDLLIKQATSGLSAEEERLLEAAEEWKEFNPMLGTRGVRLGVVKPGLYAMQVRALMEAAAERAKAGGKPVVEVMIPLTVSGPELALARSWVEEAIAEFASSEKAGKKINVIIGTMIETPRAALRAEEIAQHADFFSFGTNDLTQMTFGFSRDDVEGRMMTAYLDQGLLPRNPFDTLDQAGVGELVSLGAKRGRKTKPALKLGVCGEHGGDPESIEFFVNQAALDYVSCSPYRVPIARLAAAQAVVGTSGQTK, from the coding sequence ATGGCCTACGTCTTCGCGTTTGATCACAAGCACCGCAAGCCCCCGATGTCGCTCAAGGACCTCCTCGGCGGCAAGGGCGCAAACTTGGCGGAGATGACGTCGGTACTGAACCTGCCGGTCCCGCCCGGGTTCACCATCACGACCGACGCTTGCCGGGCGTACATGCACAGCGGCTGGCCAACGGGCCTCGACGCCGAGATCGCCAAGGCCGTCGCCAAGCTCGAGAAGCAGATGGGCAAGCGCATCGGCGACCCGGTCGACCCGCTGCTCGTGTCCGTGCGCTCGGGCGCCAAGTTCTCGATGCCCGGCATGATGGACACCGTCCTCAACCTCGGGCTCAACGATCTGTCGGTCGACGGGCTGGCCAAGCAGACCGACGACGAGCGGTTCGCCTACGACTCGTACCGCCGCTTCATCTCGATGTACGGCCGCATCGTTCTCGACATCTCGGGTGAACCGTTCGAGCGCCTGCTCGACACGGCCAAGGAGTGGGACGGCGTCACGTCCGACTCGGCGATCAGCGCCGACACGCTGCGGCGGCTGTGCGAGCGCTACAAGGACGTCGTCAAGCAGGAGACGGGCAAGCCGTTCCCGCAGACGCCCGAGGCGCAGCTGCGCGGCGCCATCGAAGCCGTGTTCCGCTCGTGGAACGGCGCCCGCGCCATCGCCTATCGCGACCGCGAGCACATCAGCCACGAACTCGGCACGGCCGTCAACGTGCAGGCGATGGTCTTCGGCAACCGCGACGACGACTCCGGCACGGGCGTGGGATTCACCCGCGATCCCGCCACCGGCGCGCCCGGCGCCTACGGCGACTTCCTCGTCAACGCCCAGGGCGAAGACGTCGTGGCCGGCATCCGCAACACCGAGCCGCTGAGCGCGATGGCCAAGCATTTCCCGGCGATCCACAAGGAGCTGCTGGCGATCTTCGACCGGCTCGAGAAGCACTACCGCGACATGTGCGACACCGAGTTCACCATCGATCAGGGCAAGCTCTACATGCTCCAGACCCGCGTCGGAAAGCGCACCGGCGCCGCCGCGCTCCGCATGGCCGTCGACATGGTGGGCCAGAAGGGCAGCTGGAAGATCAGCAAGGAAGAGGCCGTGTCGCGCGTCACCGCCGACCACCTCGACTCCGTGCTCCACGCCCAGTTCCAGCAGACGGATCTGCCCGTGATCGCCACCGGTTTGGGCGCCTCGCCCGGCGCGGCTGTCGGTCACGCGTACTTCTCGGCCGACGACGCCGCCGCCGCGGCCGCCAAGGGCCACCGCGTGGTGCTGGTGCGCACCGAGACGTCGCCCGAAGACGTCCACGGCATGATCGTGGCCGAGGGCATCCTCACCTCGCGCGGTGGGTTGGTCTCGCACGCCGCGGTCGTGGCCCGCGGATGGGGTAAGCCCGCCGTCGTCGGCGCCGAGGCGCTCAAGATCGGTCCCAAGTCCTTCACCGTCGGCGGCGTCACCGTCAACGAGGGCGACGTCATCTCGATCGACGGCGGCGACGGCCGCGTCATCAAGGGCGAGGTCGGCGTCACCCAGGGCGAGCCGCCCGCCGAATTCAAGACGTTGCTCAGCTGGGCGGATCAGATCCGCAAGGGCAAGGTCGGCGTGCGGGCCAATGCCGACACCGGCGCCGACGCCGCCGTGGCGCGTCAGTTCGGCGCCGAAGGCATCGGTCTGTGCCGCACCGAGCACATGTTCCTCGCCGAGGACCGCCTGCCCGTCGTGCGCCGCATGATTCTCGCCGACACGCCCGACGAGGAAGCCGCCGCGCTCGAAGAACTGCGCCAGGCGCAGAAGGCCGACTTCGTCGAGATCCTCGAGGCGATGGACGGCCTGCCCGTCACCGTGCGGCTGCTGGACCCGCCCCTGCACGAGTTCCTCCCCAAGACGGAGGACCTGCTGATCAAACAGGCCACGAGCGGGCTCAGCGCCGAAGAAGAACGCTTGCTCGAAGCCGCCGAGGAGTGGAAAGAGTTCAACCCGATGCTCGGCACCCGCGGCGTGCGCCTGGGCGTCGTGAAGCCCGGCCTCTATGCCATGCAGGTGCGGGCGCTTATGGAAGCGGCGGCCGAGCGCGCCAAGGCCGGCGGCAAGCCCGTCGTCGAGGTGATGATCCCACTGACGGTGAGCGGTCCCGAGCTGGCCCTCGCCCGCTCGTGGGTCGAAGAGGCGATCGCCGAGTTCGCCAGTTCGGAAAAGGCTGGGAAGAAGATCAACGTCATCATCGGCACCATGATCGAGACGCCGCGCGCCGCGCTGCGCGCCGAGGAGATCGCGCAGCACGCCGACTTCTTCAGCTTCGGCACCAACGACCTCACGCAGATGACCTTCGGGTTCTCCCGTGACGACGTCGAGGGCCGCATGATGACCGCCTACCTCGACCAGGGTCTCCTGCCGCGCAACCCGTTCGACACCCTCGACCAGGCGGGTGTGGGAGAGCTCGTCTCGCTCGGCGCCAAGCGGGGCCGCAAGACCAAGCCCGCGCTCAAGCTCGGTGTGTGCGGCGAGCACGGTGGTGATCCCGAGTCGATCGAGTTCTTCGTGAACCAGGCGGCGCTCGACTACGTCAGCTGCTCGCCCTACCGCGTCCCGATCGCCCGCTTGGCGGCCGCGCAAGCAGTGGTCGGTACCTCAGGCCAGACAAAGTGA
- a CDS encoding WhiB family transcriptional regulator, giving the protein MYEQSQQWTEPEAPTVPKCQDGAATMVGLFFSEQLDDIATAKAICNTCALQERCLDGALARREPWGVWGGQLFFNGKVLAFKRKRGRPRKDEQVPLTA; this is encoded by the coding sequence ATGTACGAACAATCGCAACAATGGACAGAACCTGAGGCGCCCACCGTCCCGAAGTGCCAGGACGGCGCAGCCACCATGGTTGGCCTGTTCTTCTCGGAACAACTCGACGACATCGCCACCGCCAAGGCCATCTGCAACACCTGCGCGCTGCAGGAGCGCTGCCTCGACGGTGCCCTCGCCCGGCGCGAGCCGTGGGGCGTGTGGGGTGGTCAGCTGTTCTTCAACGGCAAGGTCCTCGCGTTCAAGCGGAAACGAGGCCGGCCGCGCAAGGACGAACAGGTTCCGCTCACCGCGTAG
- a CDS encoding sigma-70 family RNA polymerase sigma factor translates to MARGEGDAADDLVGRYLREIAAHQLLTAADEVRLATLIAEGQVAITALESPTLTPAEKRRLRQTVRAGDDAKQAFIVSNLRLVVNIAKRYQRAGMPLLDLVQEGNLGLIRAVEKFDHTKGYKFSTYATWWIRQAIGRAIAEKSRTIRVPTRVGDAAAAVERARNSLREATGKEPTRQEIAESTGMTELAVAAAERITPDPLSLSLAQDEDRELIDTVADPESEKGFFEAEQDDDRMHLHIALATLHPREREVLELRFGLDGDEPRTLEELGERFKVTRERIRQIEAKAMTKLRHPATPSNLRQLQALAAARARKAG, encoded by the coding sequence ATGGCGCGAGGAGAGGGTGACGCGGCAGACGACCTGGTGGGTCGCTACCTGCGCGAAATCGCCGCGCACCAACTGTTGACCGCCGCCGACGAAGTCCGCCTGGCGACGCTCATCGCGGAGGGCCAGGTCGCGATCACCGCGCTGGAGAGCCCGACCCTCACCCCGGCGGAGAAGCGGCGGTTGCGCCAGACAGTGCGCGCCGGCGACGACGCCAAGCAGGCCTTCATCGTGTCGAACCTGCGCCTGGTGGTGAACATCGCCAAGCGTTACCAGCGCGCCGGTATGCCACTGCTCGATCTCGTGCAGGAAGGCAACCTCGGGCTGATCCGCGCCGTCGAGAAGTTCGACCACACCAAGGGCTACAAGTTCTCGACGTACGCCACGTGGTGGATCCGACAGGCCATCGGCCGCGCCATCGCCGAGAAGAGCCGGACGATTCGCGTGCCGACACGTGTCGGTGACGCCGCAGCGGCGGTCGAGCGGGCGCGCAATTCCTTGCGCGAGGCAACCGGCAAGGAGCCGACGCGCCAGGAGATCGCAGAATCCACCGGCATGACCGAGCTAGCGGTGGCGGCGGCCGAGCGCATCACGCCCGACCCGCTGTCGCTGTCGCTCGCCCAGGACGAGGACCGCGAGCTGATCGACACGGTCGCCGATCCGGAATCGGAGAAGGGCTTCTTCGAGGCCGAGCAGGACGACGACCGCATGCACCTCCACATCGCGTTGGCGACGCTGCACCCGCGCGAGCGGGAGGTGCTCGAGTTGCGCTTCGGTCTCGACGGCGACGAGCCGCGCACGCTCGAGGAACTCGGCGAGCGCTTCAAGGTGACGCGCGAGCGCATCCGGCAGATCGAGGCGAAGGCGATGACGAAGCTGCGTCATCCCGCGACGCCGTCGAACCTGCGCCAGCTCCAGGCCCTGGCGGCTGCCAGAGCCCGGAAAGCTGGCTAG